In the Candidatus Electrothrix sp. GW3-4 genome, one interval contains:
- a CDS encoding glycosyltransferase family 2 protein, whose protein sequence is MFVCKVLFFFSLFMIFYVYAGYPFCVWILARMIHNSVDKAKYEPTVTILISAYNEEKYIGQTIANKLQLDYQKSKLEIIVISDESTDKTNEIINQFNNQNVSLLLQKPRSGKTSALNLAIPHAHGEILVFSDANSIYAPDALKQIVANFHDPEVGYVTGKMIYTDSDGTPIGDGCSAYMKYENFLRSMETQIGSVVGVDGGIDAMRKDIHSKLNSDQLSDFVQPLKVVKKGFRVVYESSALLKEDSLQESRDEYRMRVRVTLRALWALKDMDCLLFGRGGFLFSWQLWSHKVLRYFCFVFLGIAFAANLLLVSNDPIFSAFLACQLVCYTGAVLSPVFVHYGRDFTLLRLLYYFMLLNVASLHATIKFLQGKKQVIWSPRKG, encoded by the coding sequence ATGTTTGTTTGCAAAGTGCTTTTTTTCTTTAGCTTATTCATGATATTTTATGTATATGCTGGTTACCCATTTTGTGTCTGGATTCTGGCTCGAATGATACATAATTCAGTTGATAAAGCAAAATATGAGCCGACAGTTACTATTCTAATTTCAGCATATAACGAAGAAAAATATATTGGTCAAACTATTGCTAACAAATTACAGCTTGATTATCAAAAGAGTAAACTGGAGATAATTGTAATATCTGACGAATCAACCGATAAGACAAATGAAATTATAAATCAGTTTAACAATCAGAATGTAAGCTTACTCCTCCAGAAACCCAGATCAGGAAAAACATCTGCACTTAATTTGGCAATTCCCCATGCTCATGGTGAGATTCTTGTATTTTCGGATGCTAATTCAATATATGCCCCGGATGCCCTAAAACAAATTGTCGCAAACTTCCATGACCCAGAAGTTGGTTATGTCACCGGTAAAATGATTTACACTGATTCGGACGGCACCCCCATTGGCGATGGATGTTCTGCTTATATGAAGTATGAAAATTTTTTAAGAAGCATGGAAACGCAGATAGGTTCTGTGGTGGGAGTTGACGGTGGAATTGATGCCATGCGAAAAGATATTCATAGCAAATTAAACAGTGATCAATTATCTGATTTTGTTCAACCACTTAAGGTCGTGAAAAAGGGTTTTAGGGTAGTATATGAATCTTCAGCGTTGCTCAAAGAAGATTCGTTGCAAGAAAGCCGTGATGAGTACCGAATGCGGGTGAGAGTAACCTTGCGTGCTCTCTGGGCATTGAAAGATATGGATTGTTTGCTGTTTGGTCGAGGTGGTTTTCTTTTTTCCTGGCAGCTTTGGTCTCACAAGGTACTGCGTTATTTTTGTTTTGTTTTTCTGGGAATTGCCTTTGCCGCGAATTTATTACTGGTGTCAAATGACCCGATTTTTAGTGCGTTTCTTGCTTGTCAGCTTGTTTGTTATACCGGGGCAGTTCTTTCACCAGTGTTTGTCCATTATGGTAGAGATTTTACCCTCCTGCGGTTGCTGTATTATTTTATGTTGTTGAATGTTGCCTCTCTGCATGCGACCATAAAATTTTTGCAGGGAAAAAAACAGGTGATTTGGTCACCGAGAAAAGGTTGA
- a CDS encoding XrtA system polysaccharide deacetylase — MSKKAWIGLMAASSCTNKIILLTFDVEDWFQVENFKEYIPYSSWGSKEVRVEKNTNELLDLLDSSSIPVRATFFILGWIAKRYPDLVREIQKRGHEVASHGFDHHLCYNQSLDDLRDDLLRSKELLEDLTGKQVLGYRAPSFSITDDALSLVGEVGYLYDSSFNSYEGHGRYGSLSLPQNTGQDAPIYSINSSIYEIPMSNLRIGSKIIPWGGGGYFRLLPAFLHRFGVKRILEQKKCYTFYMHPWEIDPEQPRVKEAKSSFRFRHYVNLHKTKRKLKYFIESNSDNSFQKCGDFVKSRSCL; from the coding sequence TTGTCAAAAAAAGCTTGGATTGGCTTAATGGCTGCATCCTCTTGTACCAACAAAATAATTCTTCTAACTTTTGATGTTGAAGATTGGTTTCAGGTAGAAAATTTCAAGGAATATATCCCCTACTCTTCATGGGGTTCAAAAGAGGTACGTGTAGAAAAAAACACGAACGAATTGTTAGACCTGCTGGATTCCTCTTCCATTCCTGTACGAGCTACTTTTTTTATCCTGGGCTGGATAGCTAAGCGTTACCCCGATCTGGTACGAGAAATACAGAAAAGGGGGCACGAGGTCGCATCCCATGGTTTTGATCATCATCTTTGTTATAATCAATCGCTGGACGATTTGCGTGATGATTTGCTCAGGAGTAAAGAATTGTTGGAAGACCTTACCGGAAAACAGGTTTTAGGATATCGGGCTCCGAGTTTTTCCATAACAGATGACGCTCTTTCTCTTGTGGGTGAAGTTGGATATCTTTATGATTCGAGCTTTAATTCTTATGAAGGGCATGGCCGTTACGGGTCACTGAGCTTACCTCAAAACACAGGGCAGGACGCGCCAATATACTCAATAAATTCTTCTATTTACGAGATTCCAATGAGTAATTTAAGGATTGGCTCTAAAATCATCCCCTGGGGAGGTGGAGGGTACTTCAGACTGTTACCTGCTTTTTTGCACAGATTTGGTGTAAAACGAATTCTTGAACAAAAAAAATGCTATACTTTTTATATGCATCCATGGGAAATTGATCCTGAGCAACCAAGAGTGAAAGAGGCGAAATCATCCTTTCGTTTTAGACATTATGTAAATTTACATAAAACAAAACGGAAGTTGAAATACTTTATAGAGTCAAATAGTGATAATTCCTTTCAAAAATGTGGCGATTTTGTTAAGAGCCGGTCTTGTTTGTAA
- a CDS encoding sulfotransferase produces MTDIMGKTLKKIGKLVALLEDSVTVKYFSIVKKWPCDKKVYLMVGSESSGTTAIANLLFLEIPGFRFLEEGEQQWVWEVYQDVYRKTKKISDYPKLVLFDAIKVPGFATIIPEFKKEFPRSKVIYIVRDPRDYVNSAIKTWKVSSVEELSSVSWVKENWLNIKAIDPIERLALRWQKYITAAMRNKDVFFVRYEDFCVDKVVTIEKIAMNMELPFNKMRVSKLCDKQLCHKSVRAYKPQGPGGWRVGLLNKAHIAKIENICRTEMLHWGYKLSIK; encoded by the coding sequence ATGACTGATATCATGGGTAAGACATTAAAAAAGATTGGAAAGTTGGTAGCGTTGCTTGAAGATTCTGTTACGGTAAAATATTTTTCCATTGTGAAAAAATGGCCTTGCGATAAAAAAGTTTACCTGATGGTTGGCTCTGAGAGCTCGGGAACAACAGCGATAGCCAATCTTTTATTTTTGGAAATCCCAGGGTTTCGTTTTTTGGAAGAAGGAGAACAACAATGGGTTTGGGAAGTTTATCAGGATGTTTATAGGAAAACAAAAAAGATATCTGATTATCCTAAGTTAGTATTATTTGATGCGATCAAAGTTCCAGGTTTCGCAACTATTATTCCAGAATTCAAAAAAGAGTTTCCTCGCTCAAAAGTAATTTACATTGTTCGAGATCCACGGGATTATGTAAACTCTGCCATTAAAACTTGGAAAGTTAGTAGTGTGGAAGAGTTATCTTCGGTATCGTGGGTAAAAGAGAACTGGTTAAATATAAAAGCAATAGACCCGATCGAACGGTTGGCTTTACGATGGCAAAAATATATCACTGCGGCAATGCGTAATAAAGATGTTTTTTTTGTGAGATATGAAGATTTTTGTGTAGATAAAGTAGTGACAATTGAAAAAATTGCAATGAATATGGAGTTGCCCTTTAACAAGATGAGAGTTTCTAAACTTTGCGATAAGCAATTGTGTCATAAAAGTGTCCGTGCCTATAAACCTCAGGGGCCTGGAGGGTGGCGTGTTGGTTTATTAAACAAGGCGCATATAGCAAAAATAGAAAATATTTGCCGGACGGAAATGCTGCATTGGGGTTATAAATTATCAATAAAATAA
- a CDS encoding acyl carrier protein, whose product MSKMKTEIRAFIFENFLFDAEEDALQNDASFLEQGIIDSTGVLELVEWIEEEFGFTVGDEEIVPENFDSVNLLCDYLAQKTEKCLQPT is encoded by the coding sequence ATGTCTAAAATGAAAACTGAAATTCGCGCGTTTATTTTTGAAAATTTTCTTTTTGATGCAGAAGAGGATGCATTACAGAATGATGCTTCATTCCTTGAACAGGGCATTATTGATTCAACCGGCGTTCTTGAGCTTGTAGAATGGATCGAAGAAGAGTTTGGTTTTACTGTGGGCGATGAAGAAATAGTTCCAGAAAACTTTGACAGCGTGAACTTGTTGTGCGATTATCTCGCCCAAAAAACAGAAAAATGTTTACAACCGACCTGA
- a CDS encoding acyltransferase, whose amino-acid sequence MSLKFIKRIILLPIRIIIGIRYAANLHDTHELMQQNKASIRFCGEGSRIEDNVAISWPSRLRLGKQCLVQRDCVLHSMGGIHVGNYVGIGKKSTLVSFAHNYLRPEYLPYDNVITLKPIVIRDFVWIGFAAHVMPGVEIGEGAIVSLGATVTKNVPPLAVVSGNPAEIVGYRNKKQFEMCKENKKFAGPRTSSFFGEFKEIIPKRISKKYNKELRELGIVYD is encoded by the coding sequence ATGTCTCTTAAATTTATAAAACGTATCATTCTGTTACCCATACGGATTATCATTGGAATTCGCTATGCTGCAAACCTGCATGATACCCATGAATTGATGCAACAAAATAAAGCAAGTATTCGATTCTGTGGAGAAGGTAGCCGAATAGAAGATAATGTTGCCATATCATGGCCGTCAAGACTGCGCCTTGGTAAGCAGTGTCTTGTTCAGAGAGATTGCGTTTTACATTCCATGGGTGGAATTCATGTAGGTAATTATGTTGGTATAGGGAAAAAAAGTACTCTGGTTTCGTTTGCTCATAATTACCTTCGTCCTGAATACCTCCCTTATGATAATGTGATTACATTGAAGCCCATAGTTATACGGGATTTTGTCTGGATCGGTTTTGCCGCTCATGTCATGCCGGGTGTTGAAATTGGCGAGGGGGCTATTGTTTCTCTGGGGGCCACAGTTACCAAAAATGTCCCGCCATTAGCTGTAGTCTCTGGAAATCCTGCTGAGATTGTAGGGTATAGAAACAAAAAACAATTTGAAATGTGTAAAGAAAATAAAAAGTTTGCAGGTCCCAGAACATCTAGCTTTTTTGGCGAATTTAAAGAAATTATACCTAAGCGAATTAGCAAAAAATACAATAAAGAGTTGAGAGAATTAGGTATAGTTTATGACTGA
- a CDS encoding VOC family protein: MKNRMQIDHIGIVVLSLEEAVHHWEQVFGYKQYTRKVENTRQKVYVVFLKKEGSLPVKLLEPADKTSPIYRFAKRGGGLHHLCFKCDDLNKEVIRMEELGLRILTPLNRVRLLPMRILLLFLLNRDSISNSLIRISVPVS, from the coding sequence TTGAAAAACAGAATGCAGATAGACCATATTGGCATAGTTGTCCTTTCACTCGAAGAGGCTGTTCACCATTGGGAACAAGTTTTTGGCTACAAGCAGTACACTCGTAAAGTAGAAAATACCAGACAGAAGGTGTATGTTGTTTTTTTGAAAAAAGAAGGATCTTTGCCGGTAAAGTTGTTAGAGCCAGCTGATAAAACTTCTCCGATCTATCGTTTTGCCAAGCGTGGCGGGGGCCTGCATCATCTCTGTTTTAAGTGTGATGACCTTAATAAAGAAGTAATAAGGATGGAAGAGTTGGGGTTGCGTATATTAACCCCCCTGAACCGGGTGAGGCTTTTGCCAATGAGGATATTGCTTTTATTTTTGCTAAACAGGGACTCAATATCGAACTCATTGATACGGATAAGCGTGCCTGTGTCATAA
- a CDS encoding class I adenylate-forming enzyme family protein, giving the protein MFTTDLIHSFLFQSARSYPEKTALVQGTERVSYRELARRAERVTQWLLRHNVQPGDRVAILTEQASEYAAAYFGILAAGGIVIGLNTQTSNHALSTVLTDSGSSIVLSHKKFQKYSSIINDQDSVLRYETDIRSLWENGERFDPRTLPRINPEDIGQIIYTSGTTGTPKGVMLRHRNLVVNTQSIISYLGLTEHDKVMAVLPFFYSYGNSLLLTHIAVGGTLIVNWSFLYPNLILDQMVAEGVTGFSGVPSSFAILLHRTAVKKYTFPKLRYLTQAGAAMSPTLAVDLSAVFSDAKIFIMYGQTEASARLSFLMPDRIVDKAGSIGKAIPGVTLEICRPDGTTAEADEVGEIVASGENIMAGYWHNAEESANVLKNGKLWTGDLARVDHDGFIFIESRKSDMIKSGAHKIAPKEIEEAIMQCRGIHEVAVVGHEDTILGEKIVAFIVFKENYTISKKEVLKHCRRNLPLFKTPHEIILLDELPKTSTGKIKKTELKK; this is encoded by the coding sequence ATGTTTACAACCGACCTGATCCATTCTTTTTTGTTCCAGTCAGCTCGCTCGTATCCTGAGAAGACGGCCTTGGTACAGGGAACGGAACGTGTAAGCTATAGAGAACTTGCCCGACGAGCAGAGCGGGTCACCCAGTGGCTGTTGCGTCATAATGTACAGCCCGGTGACCGGGTAGCCATTCTTACCGAGCAGGCCAGTGAGTATGCAGCAGCTTATTTTGGGATATTGGCAGCAGGTGGAATTGTTATCGGTCTTAACACCCAGACCTCCAACCATGCACTCAGCACGGTTCTTACTGATAGCGGAAGCTCCATTGTCCTGTCCCATAAGAAATTTCAAAAATACAGCTCCATAATAAACGACCAGGACTCGGTTCTTCGTTACGAAACAGACATACGGTCATTGTGGGAGAATGGGGAGCGTTTTGATCCTAGAACACTTCCCCGAATAAACCCGGAGGATATCGGACAGATAATCTATACTTCCGGTACAACCGGCACCCCTAAAGGGGTAATGCTCAGGCATCGTAATCTGGTAGTTAACACGCAGTCCATTATCAGCTATCTCGGACTTACAGAACATGATAAGGTCATGGCTGTGCTTCCTTTTTTTTATTCGTACGGCAACTCTCTGCTGCTGACTCATATTGCCGTAGGTGGAACTCTGATTGTAAACTGGAGTTTCCTCTATCCCAACCTGATTCTTGATCAGATGGTGGCTGAAGGCGTAACAGGTTTTTCTGGAGTACCATCAAGTTTTGCCATTTTATTGCATCGTACCGCTGTCAAAAAATACACATTCCCCAAGCTGCGTTACTTGACCCAGGCTGGAGCGGCCATGTCGCCAACACTTGCGGTTGACCTTTCTGCGGTTTTTTCGGATGCGAAAATTTTCATCATGTATGGGCAGACCGAGGCTTCTGCACGGCTTAGCTTTCTCATGCCGGATAGAATCGTCGATAAGGCGGGGAGTATAGGCAAGGCAATACCCGGGGTGACCCTGGAGATTTGTCGCCCAGACGGAACAACAGCAGAAGCGGATGAGGTTGGAGAAATTGTAGCAAGTGGTGAAAATATCATGGCAGGGTATTGGCATAATGCTGAGGAAAGTGCCAACGTTTTGAAAAACGGAAAATTATGGACCGGAGATCTTGCGCGAGTTGATCACGATGGATTTATTTTTATTGAGAGTCGCAAAAGCGATATGATTAAATCCGGCGCCCACAAAATCGCTCCAAAAGAAATTGAAGAAGCAATTATGCAATGCAGAGGCATTCACGAGGTTGCCGTAGTCGGACATGAAGATACAATTCTTGGTGAAAAGATAGTGGCTTTTATTGTATTCAAAGAAAATTATACTATTTCCAAAAAAGAGGTGCTCAAACATTGTCGACGCAACCTTCCTCTATTCAAAACGCCTCATGAAATTATTCTTCTGGATGAATTGCCTAAAACTTCTACAGGCAAAATAAAAAAAACGGAGTTGAAAAAATGA
- a CDS encoding glycosyltransferase, translated as MDNPLVSVVTATYNMAQFIDEAIYSVLNQTYENVQHIIIDDGSIDHTRNIVKKYLGDPRVEYYYQENKGQTVAKNNGIKKAEGEYICFLDSDNIWELDKLNIQVDAFKRINPKFKIIYTEQLYIDGKGNKLPTPEIKRYEGRISEQLLFENFVTFNTVMVKKACFNELGLMDERLQRSIDYELWLRFSTRYDFYYLPNMTTYYRHWEGQMSQDKEQRLRVALQIMDDFIKKNPELLKQSIIDKAWCHSFIIRGRYKASKKEYHEAIKLFIKATRHDPFSLHLWKSIIKMTIPGKRNAI; from the coding sequence TTGGACAACCCTTTAGTGAGCGTTGTAACAGCCACATATAATATGGCACAGTTTATTGATGAGGCTATATACTCTGTGCTTAATCAAACCTATGAGAATGTACAGCATATCATTATTGATGATGGGTCTATTGATCATACCAGAAATATAGTAAAAAAATATTTAGGTGATCCTCGGGTCGAATATTACTATCAGGAGAATAAGGGCCAGACTGTTGCCAAAAATAACGGTATAAAAAAAGCAGAAGGAGAATATATTTGTTTTTTGGATTCTGATAATATTTGGGAGTTAGATAAGCTAAATATTCAGGTTGATGCTTTTAAAAGAATAAATCCTAAGTTTAAAATAATTTATACAGAGCAACTGTATATTGATGGCAAAGGAAATAAACTACCAACCCCTGAAATCAAGCGATATGAAGGCAGAATATCAGAGCAGTTGCTCTTTGAAAATTTTGTAACCTTTAATACTGTAATGGTTAAAAAAGCGTGTTTTAATGAACTGGGGTTAATGGATGAAAGATTACAGCGATCTATTGATTACGAACTTTGGCTAAGATTTTCTACTCGCTATGATTTTTACTATCTCCCCAATATGACAACCTATTACAGGCATTGGGAAGGGCAGATGTCCCAGGATAAAGAGCAGCGACTTCGCGTGGCACTTCAAATAATGGATGATTTTATCAAGAAAAATCCTGAGTTATTAAAACAGTCCATAATAGACAAAGCTTGGTGCCATTCATTTATAATAAGAGGGCGTTATAAAGCTAGTAAAAAAGAATATCACGAGGCCATAAAATTATTTATAAAAGCTACGAGACATGATCCTTTTAGTCTTCATCTATGGAAATCAATTATTAAGATGACTATTCCTGGGAAAAGAAATGCAATTTAA